The following is a genomic window from Gemmatimonadaceae bacterium.
GCGGAATCGGCGCCGCGAACGTGATCGCTTTCACGTCAACGCCGGCGTCACCACACGCAGCGCGCCCGGCACGCACCGCACCTCGAGCGTGGCCGAGCTCGCGCGGTTGTACTCGCCGTCGGTCTCATAGGCCGGCGGCGCGCCGAACGTGAGCGTGAAGCTCGATGCCTGTGTCGTGCGCACCTCCGGCTTCCCGACGTGGGTCCCTTTCGTCGCCGCGCCGAACAGCGAGATGCGCCGCATGGGCGATGCCGCGCCGATCGCCACGGCATCGAGCAGCCCGTCGGTGACGCTCGCGCCCGGCGCGATCCGAAACGCGCCGCCGAAGTTCTTTCCGTTGGCAATCACCAGCATGAGGTGCGGCTCGGGTCCGCGCGGCGCGACGTCGACCGTGATGCCGCGGTAGCCGAACAACTGGCGCAACGCGCAGTAGAGGTAGAGCGCATCACCCTTCAGCCAGTTCACGGTTTCGACCTGCTCGAGCACGGCAATGTCGAATCCGAAC
Proteins encoded in this region:
- a CDS encoding diacylglycerol kinase family protein, yielding MTDVCVIVNPASGKGRGAKAAERVRRAFAAVGVTDIRTTQAKGDEKTVALRAIQDGVRTIVAVGGDGTWSNVANAILGAGASVRLALAAAGTGNDFAKTIGAPASDYHATARLAVDGPDVPVDVGRIEHRFFLNVAGFGFDIAVLEQVETVNWLKGDALYLYCALRQLFGYRGITVDVAPRGPEPHLMLVIANGKNFGGAFRIAPGASVTDGLLDAVAIGAASPMRRISLFGAATKGTHVGKPEVRTTQASSFTLTFGAPPAYETDGEYNRASSATLEVRCVPGALRVVTPALT